Genomic segment of Sarcophilus harrisii chromosome 4, mSarHar1.11, whole genome shotgun sequence:
AGGCTTGCTCTCCATAGATCAGGGCCCGGCTGGGTCGTTCCAACTTGAGGTAAGTGAAGGACAAGTTAAGGAAGACCAGGAGCTTGGCACTCTCTATCTGACCCTGTTCCCCAGGGTGGAAAGGCCTGCGGCAAAGAATCAAGGAGGCCTGGAGGGAAACAAAGCAGGTGACAAACAAGTTTGACATGGGAGGGAGTGAGCACCCCAAAACCGGGCCAGAAAGCTCCCCCACAAGGGCCCTGAGGAAAGAACCTGATTCGTCTGTTCCCCCGCATCTTCAGCATCTGGAACAAGGCCTAGCACCCAGAAGGAGCCTCATGTTTGCTCACTGACTAGAAACCCAACAAGGTCCAACAATATAATTTGGGAAGCACCACCAAAAACCAAGCAAATGGATTTCCACTTCCAAGTTCAAAGAGTTCTCATCCTTTGCTTTCAAGGAAATACCCCCTTTTGTAAAAGCACGTAGGCTGGAAACTCACAAGGGGGGGACACAGAGAATATCCAGCCAGAGAAAAAAGGGCACAGGGGAGTCGCCGCCGGCCACCTGGACCGCGGGGTCTGACCCAGCAGGGCAGCACTTGGCAAGCTGCATCCATGGTCCTCACTTAACAAATGGGGAAATCGCTACACGAGGCAGATTCTACGTCCACTCTCCATGTGACAGCAGGGGAGGCTGCAGTCATGTCCCCACCCCTGGCCAAGTGCCTGGCACACGGGAGTCACCAACAAGCCCATGGTGCCCGATGGCCCGACCTGCATATGCTCAGACAGGGCCCCTTTACAATTAATGTGTGTTCTGCAATGTTCCCGCCAGGTGGTGCTCTGCTCAAGTTACCGGTGTCTTGTCTCACCCATCACCATCCACAcaaaggtttttttccctctactcAGGTATAAACCCCTTTTCCCACCAAGCTGCACAATtgcaaaaggacaaagaaagcaTGAAACTCTATGAATTTTAGGCTGAAAGTTAATATTAAATATGCGTTAGGAAGACCTTAAAAATACCAGTATCTAACAGCCCTAGAGCCCCTATTTCTATCTACAGGTGAGTTCTAGCTCAAGCTGACCCTCTATACTTAGGGGACAGAAACCATCaactttctctaagtccttggttttcattagttattttttattaatgttatttattaatataaaagatTTGCAATGAAGACAGTCGAGCAGTTCCTTATCTCCCAACCTTCTATAATCTCCTCCTGGTGTTCCCATTCTGGGTATTGTGCACTTAGCTCCAGAGCTTCCCTTGGACCTTGAAGGTTGTAGGAAAAATCGAGGCAATGGCCTGTGAGCAGAATCCCCTATGGGTGCATGCACAGGAGGTGAAGCGGTCTCCAGCCTTTTCTCACTAGTCCTTCCAGGAGCTTAGCTGGACTTATCCCTTCAGTCTCATCCCCATTAGCTACCTCTCCCTGCAGCAAGAGGGAGTGCTGCCTACATGGTCTTCCATTCCTTGTATCAGAAGGGGAGCCTGGCTTAAAGGCAGGCAATGTCTCTGAAGCTGCCTTCTGCTGGGGTTCAAGAGCCCCAATCCCCAGCTACTCTTAATTCACATGGCAGTCTCTCCAGCTTCCCCTGGCAGCTAGCTCCCCAATTCCTTCCCCGCCTTTAAATGCTGTAAGAGAAAGGTAACCAGTCGAGCCCACTAGTTTACAGGGCTGAAGGAGATAGCACAGCATAACAACACATCCTCCTGGGGTAGAAGGACCAAAAATGACAGTTTTAGAGAACAGCTGTCCTGTCTTCAATAATTTCAGATACTGCCCATTATTTCTTCCCCTAGGGAAAGCCAAATCACAAAGGTCTTTCTGGAATATGGGCtgaaaaatcaagacaactgagatggagaaaatattgaagaCCAATCGAGACAATTCCACGTGAATCATAAAGGTGAGAAGAGGAGATAGGAAACTCGGGGTTCTATTCTCTGCATGTGAATGATAAAAACTTTGGTGTATGGTATCCTCCCCATTCTGTAGGAGATTAAAGTCTTCCTCAGCACCATTGAAATCAACGATCACCTCAATTTGAGATCTAGAAAATACCTCCAAGtaagagccaagatggtggaggagCAGAGAAAAGTATAGTGATCTTCCCTCCTCCAAAAAGATCTAGAAAACACACCTGTCTGAATCGTTATGGGGAGCACCAAGAAAAAAAGTCACAGTGAGTTGTTTTTTGGGTCCAGGTCAACATAGGGAGACAGTGAAGTCTACAGTCTGGAACCTGCTGGAATTTCTGCCCCGTCACCATTTCACAATTCTGTCACCACAAATCAGCAGAGGTTCCCACTGGCTGATAGGGGCTGACCCCAACTGAGCTGTCTCTGACATCCTAGAATAAAACCAGCCCAGATCCTTCCCTAAAGTGGTGAACAGAGCAAGGTGGAGCCAAGAGAGCTGAGCAAGGCATGGACGCATCTGAGGGGTCCCtccaaatgactgaaaaataattcctcaaaagaAATTCTGGAGCAGTAGAACCCACAAAAGGACCTTCTGGATACTACAAcctaaaaagaaaatctagacattcctatttcaagaaatcatatgAGAAAACTGCCCCAAACTCTGAGGATCAGAAGGCAAAGTGGAAGTAGAAAGAATCCAAGGGTCAAGTCCTGAAAGAAAAACTCTAACATAAAAACTTCCAGAAACATCATAGTCCAACTTCAGAGTTTCTAGGTCAGAGAAAAAACTACTGCTTCAGACAGAAAGAATTCCGACTCTGAAAAGTCATAGTCAGAATCACACATAATTTAGTAGCTACCACTACAAAGCAGTGAAGGGCTTAAAATAGGATATTAAGCTTACAACTGAGGATCACTCACCAACAAAAACGAATATAATCCTTCCAAGCActcctggtttaaaaaaaaaaaaaaaaaaaaaaaaaaaaagaccagaactcTGATGTTCAAATGAGGGGTTAAGAATATAAAAGTAAACATGAAACAAGACCAAATCACTTCCACTCTAACTAGGAGGATGCCAGCCATGTCCCCATTATCTTTGAGGTCAGAGAGGGCCTGGGAATGACCATAGTATATCTTTATAGtcataagagaagagaaagggaagggaaaaattaggaaaatgaccTTGCATAATCGGGGTTCTCAAGTAAATCTCTCTTCAAACAAGGAGAAGGCTCTGGGGAATGACAGGGAATTTCATACAATAGGGagtaggaggaaaagggaaggtgctattattatccccattttgcagatgggaaatgGGCTTGAGAGAAAATACCACTTGTGCAGGGTCAAAGAATTAATAAGAAGCCTTTCTCTGCTCCCAAGGCCACTGTACCACGATGGTCCCCCAGGGCCTGTTCTATCCCGCACCACAGAGCAGCAGTGGGGTCCTGGGCCTCCTGCTGCACATGCAGAGTCACCTCAGGCTCCTCAGAAGGCCCCGTCCATCATCCTCGTTGAGTTCACTAAGACAAGAAACAACTTTCCTCTGTTAAAGTACACATAGGAAAGCACAATTCAGAGTGGTTTTTCTACAAACAGCAGCAGAGCCAAAGTGATCTGCATTAAGTAAACAGCTGACCctgtttcccccctccccacaacAGCTCCTTCTTGTCCCTGGAATGAAACCCAGATTATTCTACTTAGTTTTTCCATGTATGGGTGTGTgtagtgcatgtgtgtgtatgtagtgtatgtgtgtgcatgtgtgtgagcgtgtgtgtatgtatgtagtatATGTGTGTAATTGTCACACAGGAGCTAtatcaagaaaataaagatgtttgAATATTCTGAAAACAATTAGTACAAAAATTATAAGAAACCATAAAGTTAAtggaattatattaaaaaataaacaacaacctTTCTTTATGGATTTCTAATCACATTGTaaatcaattttcaaaatatctcatATTAGATAAAAATTAGTTCCAAAGGCATAACAGATTAAAGTTCACTAAAACCAAGATTGCAAAACATTAGGGAATATAATTAATCACTAAAActactgtggaaactgaatggtgataTGAAGAAATGCAGTAGTAGGTTATCACCATAAAATACAGTAAGTGCCAAATATGCCaatcatcaggaaaaaaaaaagagacaaattaatgatatgttaattttaactggagagaaaaaatttgttgaataaatgggaaaatcatagagaaaataaatgggctcaattatgaaaaaaataaattcattttacataaCAAGAAGCAACCTATCTGATAGAAACATTGAGAGAAAACATTACAATGCAAATGTctgataaaattttgaaatatatatatatatatatatatacacacacacacatacacataaacatattcaCAATCTATAAGGAGCTAACAAATTTACTACCATAACATCTGTTTCCCAACATAAATGGATAAGGATATGATCAAGCAGGTATATTAAAGTTATTAATAACTACATTAAAAAGTGTTTAAACTTCAATAAAtgagaagtgaaaattaaaacaactctgaggtctCAACTCATACCCAAAGTGGCGTGTtttgataataaatgataaattcatttttgtgataaaatgtttttgataatgataaaattataacTAAAGGTATATTAATGATGATTAttgacaaataataacaacatttagtATTGATTTGCCTGGGGAAATAGTCCCAGCACTGGGCTTAGAACAATGAACTGGTAGACCTTCTGGAACAACCTATCATAAAATAAGGAACTGCTGATCTCAGAAAACCCTCTGACTGCCAAGACCATAAACATGTTCTAGAAGAGACATAATACCCAGCTATACATATATTAAAACCTACAGGTTTTAATGATAAAAGCCAGAGGCCAATAAATCTaacaatttgagaatggctgaatgaactATTATTAGATAATGCCAGGGAATACTGCTACACTTAAAAACCACAAATACGGAGAATACCGGGAAACGTAGAAAGCTTGGGACGGACTGGGACTCAGCTTGTGACATATGAAGACGAAGCTGAAACTTGGGCAGACTATAAGGTTCCTTTTTTTGGCCCTACCCCAACCCAGGATTTCTTGGACCCTCAAAATGAGGGTATccacaaaaaggtaaaaggacCTTTCACCTACTCACCTTTCACACCATTCACATAGCAATGTACTAAATCTGTTATATCTACCTCTGTGAACCTGTGGACCAACTCtccataggattttcttggcaaagatactggagagttttgccatttccttctccaatttttaATGCGAGCAGGGGTCCAATGATATGTTGagggtcccacagccagtaagtatttgaggtcaaatttgaactttggattttctgactccaggcccagtgtccTATCTATCTCACTACCCAGCTGCTCCATACTGAGAATAGGGAACCTAACAAAAACCAGATCTTCCCCTATACCGAGTCTCCCCTCTCTGCCACAGACACCTTTCTAGGAACTTATAGTTAGTCCTGCAGACTTGTAATAAGTCTGGACCAGACACCCCACCTCGGAAGACAGCAACCCCGTCTTCCCCCATACTTGTAAGGCTGCTACATTTCTGTGCCCAAAGCTCATGGTTCCAGCTAGGTGGTGGCCTTGGACACGTCACctctttactctgtttgcctcagtttcttcatctataaaatgagccagaaaaggaaatggcaaaccccggtggtatctttgccaaggaaatcccaaactgagtcacaaaggattggacacgactgaaaatgCCAAGCACAGTCAAGTTTGAGGGGTGGCAGCAAGCTACCCATGCCCAAAGTGAGTTTAGTCTAACACGGCCCCCAAAAGGAATCCCCACTGTGCTGGACCCCGACGGTGTCATCCGGCCTGCCGTTGGAGATCTCCGATGAGGGGGAACCCCTGGCTACCAACACTGCACCCCTAGATTAAGTTTTTCCTCCCAAATGTCCAGTTTCTACAAGGACACCACTTTTCCCAGACAAGAAATCTCGGAGTGGTCACAAAGCATCCCCCCCCTACAGGGTGAAGGTCTGAGACCACGTGCAGTCACATGCCGTGACAGCAGCAGCTGTGGCCAGGATGGAAAGGCCAAACGGACCCGCTCTCAAAACAGGAGGCAGCTTGGGTTGGGAAGGTTGTGATGAGCAGATgtgattttctccctttcctaacAAACCATAGTCCCTGAATAAATTATTGCTGCTCTACAATAACCTTTTATACTAACAGTGATTTCCTTGAGTAAAAAAGGACAAACTACACAATCAAACGAATTCTCAGTAAAGACCGGTGTGAATGTGGGAGAAAGGCCCATAGGAATATATGACCAAACAAGGCAGGATCAGGGCTACAAGTGACATCAAACTCAGGAGGTCTGGCCTGAGAGCAGCCAGAACAGAGAACGGGCTCTCTCTCCCATGGGCTGATCAGAAAATGATGTGGAGGAATGTTTGGGAAAGGTTCCCAATCCTCAAAGCTCTGGTGCTGGCTCACCATCCTGGGCAAAGAGCAGATAAGGCTGCTAAGCAATAGGAGACAGAAACACCAGAGAGGGAACCATCCTGCATGCAAGTTACCCAGCAGCCACTGCCACACCCAGCCTCTGTGGCCCTGAGAGTAGCGGCAAGGACCCGGCCTCTGGTCAGTGTCCTCCCCttagagacagaggaagaggcgGCAAAGCCTGCCCACAGGAGTCTTACCCTTTTGTATCTCTCCTTGGCGTCATGAAAGCGGTTCTGGCGGAAGAGGTAGTTGCCAAACTCCCGCTCTGTGCCCGCCACCTTCAGCACCTTCTCGAGAGGGAACACATCCTGCTGCTTCTGAGGGATCAAAACAAAGGCCTGTGTGGTGACACCGTTAAGCTCAGGGGCTTGGCCACTGCAGGACCAAGGGCCATTCCCAGAGACAGGAGTTTGGACTGCTTGCTCTGGCCAGATGTGGCTGAACCACTGACTGGAGTCAAGGTTCCGGTCCTGAAACCAGGTCAGTCTGCTTGTGACTTGAGGGACGTCAGCCCCTCTGCAACCAGTAAGAGTCCGGACTCCCCAAGTCCCCCCTCTGATATCCCAGCCTAGACTTAAGACTGCTTAGGAAGAGACCCATCTGCTGCTCCACACCCCCAGTCTGCATCTACCTCAGGCCCACCCCTGCTGTTCCTCCTCCCATCAGACCTCTCCCTCTAGGATCCTCCCACAGGAGGGCCCACCTGACAGTCTGACACAAGCCAGGAGGGGTGGACCATCCCTTCTCCTACATCCCCAGATGCTCCCCTTCATCCCTCAATAGCAATCTGTCCAGATCCTGTTGCCTACTGCCGCCCAGCTCACTTGTACTGTCTCCCACTCTACCTTATGCTCCCATCCTCATACCTGGGGGCTCCCAGTCAGAGGAGTTGTTCACAGAGGCCTTGATCAATTGACCTCACTCACACTCCCTTCCCAGCCTAATCCATTAATCGCAAAGTCCAAGACAGCCCGCGGAGACAAGGTGTTAAGATCTTTAACTGAGTGTAGGAAAGTTCGTTAGTCAAGCCCAATGGCAGAGAGCAGCTTGTGTCCCCAAGGATTGACTGTCACTGTCACCCCTCGACCATAATCAAGACAAGAGGCAACCTGAGGAGTCCCTCCATTCTACAGGGGGCAACTTGCCCAGGAGACCACACCCATCCAGGAGAAAGCCGGCTCAAGAGTCAAGATGGGAGACAgcctcaaagaaagaaagagcctgTTTTAGGAAAATCGACTCAGATAATCTGGAAGAAGCAGCAGGCCCAGGAAGCCCAGGTAGCAGTTCCTCTGCCCAGGAGGGAGCCACGAGAAGATGCTGCAAGAAGAGAAAGACCATCACAGCACAGGGGCAGAGGGGGGAGTCGCTCCAATACCCGGGTCCCCTCCACCACCTCCATGCACATGTCTCTTCCTCCCACAGTCATCACAGGTGTTGGCAAGAGTGAATACGAGGTGTGCAGGGAAATGCTAGGTAGTAGCTCCTTATTTATAGGAGATTCTTGGGGGGGCCTGGCCTGGAGCAAAAGAGGCAGCTCTTGGGGGGGACCAGACACGACTATCTCCAGTGCTCTTCCTCTCAGTCTCTGAGCTCCTGCTGCGCCACACTCCATCCTCATGGATCCTCAACCACACCTGGGGAGGATGTGTCTTCACACGCCCTTGGCCACACCCGGGAAGGTTCTTGTATCCTCAGCCACACTTGGGGAAGCTGGCAATCTTGCCCCCCACATCACCATGCACACACCCAACCACCAAGGGCTTCTTACTTCTTGACCACATCCCACCCTCACTTTCTTGCCCCTTCACAGGAAGCTGGTCACTGAAACAGAAATAATAGTCATCCCTGAACGTGAGAAACGAGAACCAGGAAACACTGGCATCTCTGTGAGGCAGGGGGTTTCACAGGATTTGGAGAAGAGAGGCAGGATCCAGTGATCCAAGATTCCATTGAGGAAGGGAGCCCCAGATTGCAGGAAGCATCCCTAagctaaaattctaaaaataaacgtttctttaaaaaaaagatgaaaagggcAAGCAATCTAAAGAGACGAATGTGATTCTGCATCTAAAACATTAAAGTGCAGGAAGGCAATACAAAAAATATGCGGTCCCTTAAAAAAATCACAAGCTTTTAAGTTCAAAAgatactgaggatataaagaatgaGAGAGGTTCCTGTATTCTGGTGAAGACAAAGGGAGACTCAGAAGAAGCACAAAGAGCCAGTTTGAGATGGGTGGGCTAATAAAGAGTTAGAGAAAGAAGGTGAAGCAATTCACCTTGCATTTCATGTTCTGAGAAAACGTTTGAGTAGAGAGTGGAAATCCAGGTTGAGTAGGTGGTAAGAAAGTATCAGGCTCCCCGCAGTGAGTGGGATCATTAGGAAGCACCAAAGGGCCTGAACGAGGTGGCTGAGACTGTTCGGCATAGAAGAGACATCACAGAACTAGAAAAGGACCAAGGCTACCTCAATTTAAAACAACCAACAATTGGAAATGGGGGGGGATTCTGCACACCACAGATCAGGGAGCCAGACTTCATTTCTAGCAAAACTCCAGTTGTAATGTAAATTTTgaatctttaaaatttgttttcaattaagaaaaaaatcgatttttcttcctttaccaaGCCTCTGTAACAAATCTTCATAGTCAAACCAATTTCAGCCTTGGCTACATCCCAATCTGGACCCCAAGTCCAATCCCATTGTTGGCAAGCGGATGGCAGGTTTCTTGACAAGGCCTCTTTAGTCACACCTTGAGAAGAATTCTGAAGTCTTCCCACACTGTCTTCAGAACGCTTAATTCACAAATTGCCATTTCACTACGCTCTGGATCAAACACATCTTTCCAAGAAAAACCTTTTCCTTTAGCATTTCTAatggaacaataacattcttctttttctaccaTCATTATTCAATCgtttccttttttgtcaacttAATCAACCTGAGTGAAGCAGAACCTCCAGAGCTGCTTTAGTTGAATTTCCCTAATTATCAGTGATTTAAAAACATggtttttttgttagtttgcttattttgttctgtgagtcAGACTATCCTTTTATACCAATAAGGAGCCTCTTAATTCTCAgcttcttttaattgtttttattttaataacttcatttttccaaatacatgaaacgatattttcaacattcatctttgcaaaaccttgtgttccaaatttttctttctcactccctcctcattccccaagacagcaatcaatctgacataggttaaatatgggagtatatattttttctctatacTGCTATCAAaagtttggatttcttcctcaGAAAATTGCTGGCTCATAGCCTTTTGATCATTTGTCCATCtggaaatggcttttattcttataaattttaatcaacTCCCAGTTTACCTTAGGGACAAGATATTTACCAGTAAAACTTATTGCTAACATTCTGTGCCCCAGTTGCCtgcttctcttctcattttagccttgtttgtgcaaaaccttttaaattttatgccctcccccccatacacacacttCTTACATAATCACTTCATCTATTTTGATCATGTGTTTTTCAAAGATCCTAAAGGTATCTTCTCATTTGCTCCTTTGTTTTCAATGTCACCCTTGTTGTATATACCATGCACCTATCTGGAGCTTATCTTGCTATTTGGGAATGGAACACGAAGGGAATAGCTTATCACTTAGTAAGGCAATCTACAATCATTAAGGGCCAGTAAAGCTTCATTTGGATAGATCATGCtaaactaacctcatttcctttttcttgacaAAGCAGTTATACTTACATGTAAGACAAATCCCATTCAGGTAGAAAATCTAGGTTTCTGCCAAGTGTTTGACAAAATTTGCCAGTTTCCTCATGGATAGGCTAGAAACATGTGGACTGTGGAATTGAATGAATGACCAGAACTAGAGCCATGATGATCTTGAATATTCTCATTAAGAGACCGCCTGAGGGGTCTTTTTCTTACCTCTGTGCAGGTCAAAGTTTCTTCCAATGAaccaaaagaaagcaaagatggcGTTTCTGTCAAACTGACCAGATGACACAAAGCTTAGATGGCCGATGCATCAGATAAGATGGGATCTTGCAAGTTGGTGAGGGGTTAAAATAATGGGTAAAAGTTAGGAAAGATAAATTTTGCTAGGATGAAAGTTAAGAATCCAACTGGGTTTTCAGGGGGATGTTAAGACAATCATTTCCAAGGGATGTCACACATGGAATCCTTGGCCAAGCAGAATGACCCTAAATGGTTTCCAAATCCTTCCCAACATAGATTCTGTTTAAAAATGGTAAAcgtgtggatagagcaccagccctgaagtcaggaggacccgagttcaaatctgacctcagacacttaatacttcctaactgtccctaggcaaaaaaaaaaaaaaaaagtaaatgtgtgATGAAGAAATGTAAATAAGAGATGATGTAATTAGATGGCTACAAGTATCATgttatactgatttttaaaataacacattGTCTGACCAAAACTATTCAGGAAGCAAGTTTAGTAATTagggtaataaaatattatataaatgaattaaCAAAAACTTAGTGTGTCTACTTAGTGGCATATCATCACTACCACTGTTATATATTTGTGAAGAGCTCTTCATATCCGTTCTCTCATCTGATTtaataaaaacacacaaaatataAGTTGCATGGGTCCCCATTTCCTACCAGTCAAGGCTTCAGAAGGGAAGTGAGGAAAGGCAAATCTGGTCAAGACAgatgaaaaccaaaaaataaatgttcctATGTAGGATCCCGGGACAGAGAGAGGCCATCCCCACAGGCCTAGTCTGCTCTCCGGACTTACAGCAGTTAAGGCGAAGAATTCATCAGACTCGGCAGAGTCCAGGAAGTCCAGCAGCTCCAGCTCAAACAGAACCGTGGTGTTGGGTGGAATCAAGGGTGGGCAGCCCAGGGCCCCGTAGGCGTATCGCGGTTTGAAGAGAAATCTCGCCAGCTCCCCTTTCCGCATGGTCAGCAGGCCCACCTCCATTCCCCACAGAGTGATCTCTAGAACAGAAGAGGCACGGGCTggatttttctgcctttttccaGTTTCCCAAAGGAGAGAGGACACAAAAGGCTCATCACAGACTCACTGGTCATCCAATGACTGTTGTGTGAGCCTCCCTCTGGGGATCAGAGACCAACGCATAGGAAACTGGGGCTGTGCAGCGGATCCTGGCTCTTGCCACTAACCAGTTTCTCCCCAGTCTGGCCTGGGCCCTCTCACTTCCCTACTCTAATAATCTCCCACAAGAACTCTGCTTCCACCCTCCCCCAGCTTTCCAAGCCTTCCCCCCTTAGGGACACCTCAGTGGTTTCCTTCTCAGTCATCAAGCACCAATTTGGAATGACGCCTGCATCACTAAGCCCTACGTCCCCTTGACCACAGCAGCGTGGCCCCGGGCCTAGAGCCCTCAGAGAGAAGAGCACCAAATGATTGACAGCTGCCTTTTTGGAGTGGCAAAGAAGCAGACACTAAGGGGTGCCGCCCATGCACTGGGGAATGGCTGGTCAAattaagggaggggaaaagaagggatgtCTCCTGCGCCAGAAGAAATGACAACAGGGAGAGTTTTGAAGAATGCGACAACTTTCCTGAATTGCCAGACCCAGCAAGGAGCTCACTGAGAAGGCCAGTGACCCACAAAGTTCAGAGCCATCCAGAACCTCCCACCCCCACTTGCCAAGCCCTGACAGAGGAGCCCAGCAGAAGCATTTCTGGCCAAGGACAAGGGGCAGGGGGAGTAGTGATTCTGTCTGCTGACTGGGAACATTTGCTATCAgaagttcttttttccctttttgtcctcaattggggagagggggagggaagaagtacagagaagaaaacattcttttttaaagtgaaatgCAAGTTCGAAAAATCATTTCCCTGGCATGCAGGTGTGATCACAGCAGCCTCCTAGTCAGCTCAGAAGGCTTCCCACTGCCTCtacaatcaaatataaactcctgtcTTTTACCCACTTTTCCCCACCTCTGGCCCTCACCCATCTTTGGGACCCTATAAATTGTCCCTATCTACATTTACCCGTAGATGCCATTTTCTCAACAGGCGGAGTACTGTGTTTTTAGCatactggcacacagtaggagcttcaTAAATGACTACGAGCCAGCTGCCTGGTTATCCCCTTACAATTCAGCCTGAGTATCTCCCTAGCTACTCCTCCTgggtccctccctccctcctgccccagAAAGCTGCTCCAATCTCCTTCGTGGCTGGTGCTCCCTCCGAGATCATACACGCTTCCCTGTGGCTGCTCAGGTGGGGCGGCTTTCACTTGGTCTGCATCTGCCAGCCCCTGGCACTTAGCCTGGCACGGAGAGGACTGAATTGAAGCCGGTTGGATTGGAAGGAATTACACGCCCTCAGCCCGGGCCCCGGCCCCGATGCCCCTTTCATCAATTTCCCAGTCACAAGACGAACCGGGACAGCCAAGGCACTCCCCGCCCCCACACACAGTGGCACTTCCCCAGCCTCACCTTCTCCCAGCTTCATCAGCCGGGGGACCTTCCTATAGCAGTTGGTGTCAAAGGGCTTGTCCATGTGCTCCAGGTAGCCAGAGTATTTCACtgaaggagatggagagaaagcCATCAACGTGTCCACAGAACCAGCTCCCCGACCGGCCCGGCTGCAGCAAGGGGAGCAGCCGGCACAGGAAGGGGTCTCtggcagcccccccccccccgggggatCCTCCCGGGCTACATCTACATCCTAGGGACGGCT
This window contains:
- the FKBP6 gene encoding inactive peptidyl-prolyl cis-trans isomerase FKBP6 → MAEPLVTPPNDSMQEQDREGAGEPSPYQRLSQRMQDVTGDRGVLKEVIREGAGDVVTPDASVLVKYSGYLEHMDKPFDTNCYRKVPRLMKLGEEITLWGMEVGLLTMRKGELARFLFKPRYAYGALGCPPLIPPNTTVLFELELLDFLDSAESDEFFALTAKQQDVFPLEKVLKVAGTEREFGNYLFRQNRFHDAKERYKRASLILCRRPFHPGEQGQIESAKLLVFLNLSFTYLKLERPSRALIYGEQALAIDQRNAKALFRCGQACLIMTEYERARDFLVRAQREQPLNHDINNELKKLASCYRHYMDKEKEMCYRIFSPLNSSAVQQN